The proteins below come from a single Streptomyces sp. B3I8 genomic window:
- a CDS encoding FAD:protein FMN transferase, whose protein sequence is MGTVFSFDVRGGDPDAVRRTLAEAVAELHRVDEVFSTYREHSQISRLARGELAVEECDPEVAEVLALGAEAERRSEGWFSVRYEGRLDPTGIVKGWACERAARALAAAGTTGVSVNGGGDVQVFGVPGQQRPWRVGISDPLRPGALAAVVSAAGTDRLAVATSGTAERGDHIVDPRTTRSAVTDLVAVTVVSPGLTWADAWATAAFAMGSRQALAWLEDLPETEALLITAGNEVRATSGLASRLG, encoded by the coding sequence ATGGGCACCGTCTTCTCCTTCGACGTGCGCGGCGGTGACCCGGACGCCGTCCGGCGGACGCTGGCCGAGGCGGTCGCCGAACTCCACCGTGTGGACGAGGTGTTCAGCACCTACCGCGAGCACAGCCAGATCTCCCGGCTCGCCCGGGGCGAACTGGCAGTCGAGGAGTGCGATCCGGAGGTCGCCGAGGTCCTGGCGCTGGGCGCCGAGGCAGAGCGCCGCAGCGAGGGCTGGTTCAGCGTCCGCTACGAGGGCCGGCTCGACCCCACCGGCATCGTCAAGGGCTGGGCCTGCGAACGGGCCGCCCGCGCGCTGGCGGCGGCCGGGACGACCGGCGTCAGTGTCAACGGCGGCGGAGACGTCCAGGTGTTCGGCGTGCCCGGGCAGCAGCGGCCCTGGCGGGTCGGCATCTCGGACCCGTTGCGGCCGGGCGCCCTGGCGGCGGTGGTCTCGGCGGCGGGCACGGACCGGCTGGCGGTCGCCACATCCGGTACGGCGGAGCGCGGCGACCACATCGTGGACCCCCGCACGACCCGTTCCGCGGTGACCGACCTGGTGGCGGTCACGGTCGTCTCCCCCGGCCTCACCTGGGCCGACGCCTGGGCCACGGCGGCATTCGCCATGGGCTCACGACAGGCCCTGGCCTGGCTGGAGGACCTGCCGGAGACAGAGGCCCTGCTCATCACAGCGGGCAACGAGGTACGGGCGACGAGCGGCCTGGCTTCTCGACTTGGCTGA
- a CDS encoding arginine repressor produces MSQAQHQDRAQDRGQDEDRGRDREQDPDQAGGPAVPQTRTARHRRIVDILNRQPVRSQSQLAKLLADDGLSVTQATLSRDLDELNAVKIRNNDGDLIYAVPSEGGFRTPRAPLGESAKEERMRRLSAELLISAEASANLVVLRTPPGAAQFLASAIDQAELQDILGTIAGDDTLLLISRDPSGGQNLADHLLRLAQNGH; encoded by the coding sequence ATGAGTCAGGCGCAGCACCAGGACCGGGCCCAGGACCGGGGTCAGGACGAGGACCGCGGCCGGGACCGCGAGCAGGACCCGGACCAGGCGGGCGGGCCCGCCGTGCCGCAGACGCGCACCGCGCGCCACCGCCGGATCGTCGACATCCTCAACCGGCAGCCGGTGCGCTCGCAGAGCCAGCTCGCCAAGCTGCTGGCCGACGACGGGCTGAGCGTCACCCAGGCGACGCTCTCCCGGGACCTCGACGAGCTCAACGCGGTGAAGATCCGCAACAACGACGGCGACCTGATCTACGCGGTGCCGAGCGAGGGGGGTTTCCGCACGCCGCGGGCCCCACTGGGGGAGTCGGCGAAGGAGGAGCGGATGCGGCGGCTCTCCGCGGAGCTGCTGATCTCCGCGGAGGCGTCGGCGAACCTGGTGGTGCTGCGGACGCCTCCGGGGGCGGCGCAGTTCCTGGCGTCGGCGATCGATCAGGCGGAGCTGCAGGACATCCTGGGGACGATCGCCGGTGACGACACGTTGCTGCTCATCAGCAGGGATCCCTCCGGGGGGCAGAACCTGGCGGATCATCTGCTGCGGCTGGCTCAGAACGGGCATTGA
- a CDS encoding acetylornithine transaminase: MSNEELTARWQGALMNNYGTPRLPLVRGAGTRVWDADGTEYLDFVGGIAVNALGHAHPAVVEAVSRQIASLGHVSNLYVAEPPVALAERLLQRFGRDGRVYFCNSGAEANEGAFKIGRLTGRPHMVATEGGFHGRTMGALALTGQPGKRDPFLPLPGDVTHVPYGDAQALAAAVTEETALVVIEPIQGENGVVVPPPGYLKAARAITAASGSLLVLDEVQTGVGRTGHWFEYQAHEGVLPDVVTLAKGLGGGLPLGATVAFGRAAELLRPGHHGSTFGGNPVACAAGLAVLDTIADEGLLDNVKRQSEKLRQGIEGLGHPLIDHVRGAGLLLGIVLTEPLAAKAQQAAQDAGLLVNAPAPDVVRLMPPLNLGDDEVAAFLRALPGVLEQTHGDE, from the coding sequence GTGAGCAACGAGGAACTGACCGCCCGCTGGCAGGGCGCGCTGATGAACAACTACGGCACCCCCCGGCTGCCGCTGGTGCGCGGCGCGGGCACGAGGGTGTGGGACGCCGACGGCACCGAGTACCTCGACTTCGTCGGCGGAATCGCGGTCAACGCGCTCGGCCACGCCCACCCGGCCGTCGTCGAGGCCGTCAGCCGGCAGATCGCCTCCCTCGGCCATGTCTCCAACCTGTACGTCGCCGAGCCGCCGGTCGCGCTCGCCGAACGGCTGCTCCAGCGCTTCGGCCGGGACGGCAGGGTCTACTTCTGCAACTCCGGCGCCGAGGCCAACGAGGGCGCCTTCAAGATCGGCCGACTGACCGGGCGGCCGCACATGGTGGCCACCGAGGGCGGGTTCCACGGCCGGACCATGGGCGCCCTGGCACTGACCGGCCAGCCCGGCAAGCGCGACCCGTTCCTGCCGCTGCCCGGCGACGTCACCCACGTCCCGTACGGCGACGCGCAGGCGCTGGCCGCCGCGGTGACCGAGGAGACCGCCCTCGTCGTCATCGAGCCGATCCAGGGCGAGAACGGCGTCGTCGTCCCGCCCCCCGGCTACCTCAAGGCGGCCCGGGCGATCACCGCCGCGAGCGGTTCGCTGCTGGTCCTGGACGAGGTGCAGACCGGCGTCGGCCGCACCGGCCACTGGTTCGAGTACCAGGCCCACGAGGGCGTCCTGCCCGACGTCGTCACTCTCGCCAAGGGGCTCGGCGGCGGACTGCCGCTCGGCGCCACCGTCGCCTTCGGCCGGGCCGCCGAACTGCTGCGGCCCGGCCACCACGGCTCCACCTTCGGCGGCAACCCGGTCGCCTGCGCCGCCGGACTCGCCGTCCTCGACACGATCGCCGACGAGGGACTGCTCGACAACGTCAAGCGGCAGAGCGAGAAGCTGCGCCAGGGCATCGAGGGGCTCGGCCACCCGCTGATCGACCATGTCCGGGGCGCCGGACTGCTGCTGGGTATCGTGCTCACCGAGCCGCTCGCCGCGAAGGCGCAACAGGCGGCTCAGGACGCCGGCCTCCTGGTGAACGCGCCCGCCCCCGATGTCGTACGGCTGATGCCGCCGCTGAACCTCGGCGACGACGAGGTGGCGGCGTTCCTCCGGGCGCTCCCCGGTGTCCTGGAGCAGACCCACGGGGACGAATGA
- the argB gene encoding acetylglutamate kinase: protein MSNQTRKHTALPKARILIEALPWLTRHHGRTVVIKFGGNAMVDEDLKAAFAQDVVFLRHAGLKPVVVHGGGPQISAALDRHGIVSEFKAGLRVTTEDAMDVVRMVLAGQVQRELVGLLNRHGPLAVGLTGEDAHTLTATKHTPEIDGEFIDIGRVGEITAIDTGAIEALLADGRIPVVSSIARSQDDHHVYNVNADTAAAALAAALGAETLMVLTDVEGLYEDWPNSDEVISRLTASQLEKLLPELSSGMVPKMEGCLHAVRGGVTTARVIDGRVPHSILLEIFTDEGIGTMVVADENDALDEENAQDRQNAQDRRNTQHEQGES, encoded by the coding sequence ATGAGCAACCAGACGCGGAAACACACCGCGCTCCCCAAGGCCCGCATCCTCATCGAGGCGCTGCCCTGGCTCACCCGGCACCACGGCAGGACCGTCGTCATCAAGTTCGGCGGCAACGCCATGGTGGACGAGGACCTGAAGGCCGCGTTCGCCCAGGACGTCGTCTTCCTGCGGCACGCCGGCCTCAAGCCGGTCGTCGTGCACGGCGGCGGACCGCAGATCAGCGCCGCCCTCGACCGGCACGGCATCGTCAGCGAGTTCAAGGCCGGCCTGCGCGTCACCACCGAGGACGCCATGGACGTCGTACGGATGGTGCTGGCCGGGCAGGTGCAGCGCGAGCTGGTCGGGCTGCTCAACCGGCACGGCCCGCTCGCCGTCGGCCTCACCGGCGAGGACGCGCACACCCTGACCGCGACCAAGCACACCCCCGAGATCGACGGCGAGTTCATCGACATCGGACGCGTCGGCGAGATCACCGCGATCGACACCGGCGCCATCGAGGCCCTGCTCGCCGACGGCCGCATCCCGGTCGTCTCCTCGATCGCGCGCAGCCAGGACGATCACCACGTCTACAACGTCAATGCCGACACGGCGGCCGCGGCACTCGCTGCCGCGCTGGGCGCCGAGACCCTGATGGTCCTCACCGACGTCGAGGGCCTCTACGAGGACTGGCCGAACAGCGACGAGGTGATCAGCCGCCTCACCGCGAGCCAGCTCGAGAAACTGCTGCCGGAGCTCTCCTCGGGCATGGTGCCCAAGATGGAGGGCTGTCTGCACGCCGTGCGGGGCGGGGTCACCACCGCCCGCGTCATCGACGGCCGGGTCCCGCACTCGATCCTGCTGGAGATCTTCACCGACGAGGGCATCGGCACGATGGTCGTGGCGGACGAGAACGACGCGCTGGACGAAGAGAACGCGCAGGACCGACAGAACGCGCAGGACCGACGGAACACGCAGCACGAGCAGGGGGAGTCGTGA
- the argJ gene encoding bifunctional glutamate N-acetyltransferase/amino-acid acetyltransferase ArgJ, translating into MSVTAAKGFTASGIAAGIKENGNPDLALVVNTGPRLAAAGVFTSNRVKAAPVLWSEQVLKGGRVSAVILNSGGANACTGPKGFQDTHATAEKVADTLHLNAAEVAVCSTGLIGVLLPMDKLLPGVETAAAQLSAHGGEKAALAIKTTDTVHKTSVVTKDGWNVGGMAKGAGMLAPGLATMLVVLTTDADLDSETLDRALRAATKVTFDRVDSDGCMSTNDTVLLLASGASGIAPQYAEFAEAVRTVCDDLGQQLIRDAEGAGKDIRVEVVNAASEDDAVEVGRSIARNNLLKCAIHGEDPNWGRVLSAIGTTKAVFEPDALNVAINGVWVCKNGGVGEDRDKVDMRYREVHIVADLAAGEETATIWTNDLTADYVHENSAYSS; encoded by the coding sequence GTGAGCGTCACGGCCGCCAAGGGTTTCACCGCCTCCGGCATCGCAGCGGGCATCAAGGAGAACGGCAACCCCGACCTGGCCCTCGTGGTCAACACCGGGCCCCGCCTCGCCGCCGCCGGCGTCTTCACCTCCAACCGGGTCAAGGCCGCGCCGGTGCTCTGGTCCGAGCAGGTCCTCAAGGGCGGCCGGGTCTCCGCCGTGATCCTCAACTCCGGTGGCGCCAACGCCTGTACGGGGCCCAAGGGCTTCCAGGACACGCACGCCACCGCCGAGAAGGTCGCCGACACCCTGCACCTCAACGCCGCCGAGGTCGCCGTCTGCTCCACCGGGCTCATCGGCGTCCTGCTCCCCATGGACAAGCTGCTGCCGGGCGTCGAGACGGCGGCCGCCCAACTCTCCGCACACGGCGGCGAGAAGGCCGCCCTCGCGATCAAGACCACCGACACCGTCCACAAGACCTCCGTCGTCACCAAGGACGGCTGGAACGTCGGCGGCATGGCCAAGGGCGCCGGCATGCTCGCCCCCGGCCTCGCCACCATGCTCGTCGTCCTCACCACCGACGCCGACCTCGACAGCGAGACCCTGGACCGCGCCCTGCGCGCGGCCACGAAGGTCACCTTCGACCGCGTCGACTCCGACGGCTGCATGTCCACCAACGACACCGTGCTGCTCCTCGCCTCCGGCGCCTCCGGCATCGCCCCGCAGTACGCCGAGTTCGCCGAGGCCGTCCGCACCGTCTGCGACGACCTCGGACAGCAGCTCATCCGCGATGCCGAGGGCGCCGGCAAGGACATCAGGGTCGAGGTGGTCAACGCCGCCAGCGAGGACGACGCCGTGGAGGTCGGCCGCTCCATCGCCCGCAACAACCTCCTCAAGTGCGCGATCCACGGCGAGGACCCCAACTGGGGGCGCGTCCTCTCCGCGATCGGCACCACGAAGGCCGTCTTCGAGCCGGACGCGCTCAACGTCGCCATCAACGGCGTCTGGGTGTGCAAGAACGGCGGCGTCGGCGAGGACCGCGACAAGGTCGACATGCGCTACCGCGAGGTCCACATCGTGGCCGACCTCGCCGCCGGCGAGGAGACCGCGACCATCTGGACCAACGACCTCACCGCCGACTACGTCCACGAGAACAGCGCCTACTCCTCATGA